Proteins encoded within one genomic window of Merismopedia glauca CCAP 1448/3:
- a CDS encoding DNA adenine methylase, which yields MSKQIKKLTNSPFRYPGGKFYARKLILDCIPEHDKYCEPFAGGASIFFAKNNAKHNILNDRDGELINCYIQIKNNVQNLIALLKGIPATKELHSYYKNEFKPSNDLERAMRWFYLNRTSYSGIMKHQNCYWGYGDKYSMKPENWASHLRTTSERLQNIEISCLDFEDLINLLPSGYFLFIDPPYFNADQDKFYTCSFTQEDHERLCQLLKNNQDRFKFLITYDNSLEIRKMYSWCISMQDNEWNYTISRTDDQKNGRKLKDGYQSERYKGREIFITNYDIQSVIGVKPLEFNDQKPKNNNLIQLSLFDLTRV from the coding sequence ATGTCCAAACAAATTAAAAAATTGACTAACTCTCCATTTCGTTATCCTGGAGGTAAATTTTATGCTCGGAAGCTGATTCTAGATTGTATCCCCGAACACGATAAATACTGCGAACCATTCGCTGGTGGAGCCTCAATATTTTTTGCCAAGAATAATGCGAAACATAACATTTTAAATGACCGAGATGGTGAGCTAATAAACTGTTATATCCAAATCAAAAATAATGTACAGAACCTTATTGCGTTGTTGAAGGGTATTCCTGCTACTAAAGAATTGCACTCTTATTACAAAAACGAATTCAAGCCTTCTAATGATTTAGAACGTGCTATGCGTTGGTTTTACTTGAATAGAACTTCTTATTCAGGTATCATGAAGCATCAGAACTGTTACTGGGGATATGGCGATAAGTATTCTATGAAACCTGAGAATTGGGCTTCTCATCTCAGGACAACATCAGAAAGACTACAAAATATTGAGATATCTTGTTTAGACTTTGAGGATTTAATTAATCTACTTCCAAGTGGATATTTTTTATTTATCGATCCTCCTTACTTTAATGCAGATCAAGATAAATTTTATACTTGTTCTTTTACCCAAGAAGATCATGAAAGACTTTGCCAATTACTAAAAAATAACCAGGATAGATTTAAATTCTTGATTACTTATGATAATAGCCTTGAAATCAGAAAAATGTATAGTTGGTGTATCTCTATGCAGGATAATGAATGGAACTATACTATTAGCCGTACTGACGATCAAAAAAACGGGCGGAAGCTGAAAGATGGCTACCAAAGTGAAAGATACAAAGGTAGGGAAATATTTATTACTAACTATGATATTCAATCAGTAATTGGAGTAAAACCACTTGAATTTAATGACCAAAAGCCTAAAAACAATAATCTAATTCAGCTAAGTCTATTCGATCTCACAAGGGTATAA